GATCATGCTTCCGATGGTGTTGGCCACCATGAAACCGTAGACGCCGTCAAACAGAGTGGTACCTGCGCTGACACCCGGGGCATCGGGCAGGTAGTAGTTTGCCGTCATGATCCCGAGCATGAAAAGGTTCATCACGAAGCCGGTCAAAACCAGCATTTGCGCTTTTTTTCGCCCGAAAAGCTCTGAAATCAGATCGGTTGCAAAAAAGGTGAAAGGAAATGCCAGCAATCCGACGGGAATGACCATGCTGTACGTGCTGCCGTCCCGCACCTGCACCGGAACCAAAGGCAGCATCCAGCCGGGCAGGTCGAGCGAAAGCAGCTGTATAAATTTCGTGGTGCCAATGATGTTGCCCATCACCAGGGCTGTCAGAAAAATAGCGCAAAGACCCAGAAACAGGGCATCGCGCCGGTATCCCGGAACCGGATTTTTGTTTTCGATAGGACCAGACTGGTTCATATTTCGAGATTCAGTAAGATGACACCCTCAGCCGGAGCGTTACTGCTGGCGGAATCATTTGTTTGAAAACGCCGTTTTAATGTCAGGATAAACTGACAACAGAGTTAGCGGCTCAAATCATTCA
Above is a window of Natronogracilivirga saccharolytica DNA encoding:
- a CDS encoding queuosine precursor transporter, with protein sequence MNQSGPIENKNPVPGYRRDALFLGLCAIFLTALVMGNIIGTTKFIQLLSLDLPGWMLPLVPVQVRDGSTYSMVIPVGLLAFPFTFFATDLISELFGRKKAQMLVLTGFVMNLFMLGIMTANYYLPDAPGVSAGTTLFDGVYGFMVANTIGSMIAYLVAQTVDVQLFHFWKRFTKGRHLWLRNNGSTMVSQLVDSTAILSLLYFTGNLGDEVTGLAALIILILNSYVFKFLSALFDTPVIYAAVYKLRNYYEDPEGYELPRRADAAADG